The Streptomyces rimosus genomic interval CGAGCGCGGTGGACGGGTCCAGGCGGGACACTCCGGAGGCGATGTCCCTGAGGAGGGCGAGGCCGGTGGTCGTACGGCCGGTGCCGTGCTCGCCGCAGAGCGCCAGCAGGTGCGTGCGCTCCAGCCGGGTGCGCATCGCGTCGTAGCCGGGCGCCGGGCAGTAGATCCGGGCCAGGTGCTCCAGTTCCTCGTCCGGCACCGGGCCGTCGACGAAGACGGTGTCGGCGCCGACTCCGACGCGGACCTGGGTCTGGTAGAAGGTGTTGCCGTCGTAGATCTGGCTGTCGCCCTCGACGTGCAGGTTGGTGCGGGCCTCGCGGGCGGTGCGGGCGCCGCCCGCCTCCCCCGCGCCGCCCAGCGGGCTGCCTTTGGGAGCGTCCAGCCGCGGCTTCTCCTCGGGCTGTTCGGGGCTTTCGGCCCGGCCGTCCTTGGCGGCCTTCGCGGCGTCGTCGTCCTTGGCGGGCCTGCCCTCGGGCTGCGGCGGGGGCTGTTCGCCGGCGGGTGCGGCTCCATCGTCGACGTCGGTCATCGGGCACCGCCTTCGGCTCCGGTGCCGTCGTCGGCGGCGTCCGTCGCGGGCCGTCGCGGTGCGGCGTCGCCCCGCGCCGCCGCGGCATCGCCCTGCCGTACGCCCGTGAAGTCCCCGTTGAAGGTGTTGCCGTCGTAGATCTGGTTGCTGCCGCCGATGTGGTCGAAGCGGTACTTGGCGGCGTACGCGGGGGGCTGGGGCGCGGGGGCCGGGGCCGGACCGGCGGCCGGTCCGGGCCCGGAAGCGGGCGGCGGGACCGTACCCCCATGCCCCGTCCCGCCGCCCTGCTCCGGCGCCGGGCCCCGGGCCGCGCGCACCCCCGTCGCGCACGGCCGCTCCCGCGCCCGCACCGCCGCGTCCGGCGGTGCCTCCTGTGATGCCGCGTCCGGCAGTGGCGGCTGCGGCAGCCGGGGGACGTGGAACCACGCCTCCTCGTCCGTCTCCTTCTCCGACACCCGCGCCCTGCGGTAGTGCTCGGGCTCGATGCAGGTGCCGCCTTCGGCCACCACGTCGCGGTACAGCGAGTCGGAGACCACGAACAGCAGCGGCGCCCGGTCCGCCAATCGCATGACGCTCCTGGCCGTGCCGCTGTCGCACAGCCGGCAGGCGAGGTCCACCGCGCGGCCCGCCAGGCCCTTCTCGTCCCGGACGACCGGCCCGGCGTGCATGGCGACGCGCAGCCGCAGCGGCTCCGCGCGCCCTTCGTTGACCTGCCGCAGCCGCTGGTAGACGCCTTCCAGCCAGGGCCCGACCAACTGGGCGGAGGGTACGTGCGGGTCGAGCGCGACGAGGACGCCGTCCCCGCGGTCCTCCAGGTGGAAGGACTCCTCGGTGACGCCCACGGCGGCGAACCCCGCCTCGAAGACGTCGTACATCGCCTCGCGCATCCGCAGCTTGGCACGCAGCCCCAGCCGTCCGGATCCGCAGACGTCTCCGCTGACGACGAGTCGGTGCAAGGCTTCCGTGCTCACTGGACCTCCTGATGGGTGCCGACGTGCAGCAGCATGGCCGGGGCGGGAGAGGGTGGCTGTAGCCGTTTACACAGCCGGCGGAGATTCCTCGGGACGCAGGGGAGCGGGCCCGCCCGCCGCCCGGCCGCGGACCGCGCGTCCCTCGGCGAGCAGCCGCAGCAGCGCGAGGTCGAGCACGGCCAGCCGCCGCGGCCCGGTCCGTACGACGCCCTGCTCGCGCAGCAGCCGCAGCGCCTTGGCCACCGCTTCGCGGGTGGAGCCGACGGCCGCCGCGAGGTCGTGCTGGGGCAGCGGCAGATCGACGTCGACACCGCCCTCCCCGGGGTGCCCGGTGCGCTCGGCCAGTTCCACCAGGCGCGCGGCGAGCCGCTGCAGCACCTTCTCCGAGGCCAGCGACCGCCGTTCGCCGTCCGAGCTGCGCAGCCGGGAGCTGAACTGGCGCATGATCAGTACGGTCGCGACGGGCCGGGTGGCGAGGTAGCCGCGGAACCGGTCGCCGGGCACGACCACCCCGTCCAGCGGGCCGAGCGCGGTGACGGTGGCGCTGCGCGGGCGGTGGTCGACGGCGGCCTGGTCGCCGACGACCTCGCCGCTGCCGCGCAGCGCGAGGATCAGCCGCACGCCCCGCTCGGTCTCCAGGGAGACGCTCGCCCAGCCGCTGACGATCGCCACGACGAAGGTGGTGGTGTCGTTCTCCCTGAGGACGACCTCGCCCGGCGCGTATCCACGGGCCCGGCCGAGCGCGAGCAGCGCCCGCCGGTCCTGCGCCGGCAGCGCCCGCAAAAAGGGTCTGCCGTCCTCGAAGAGACTCATCCGTCCCCTCCCCCGATATTGCGCTCACCTCGTCCCCGGACACCCGGGACCCATGCTTGTGGTCGCCCTGAGGGCCCGGCCCGGTTCCTCAGCGTGGCGGAGAAATGGGCTCGTCTCTGATTTCTTTCGTTACAGGCGAGGTTCTTGCGTGAATTGATCGAGCTGTGCTCGGTTGAGTTACAGAACAGTAGGGACCCGACCAGCCCCCGTCAACGCTCTTCCGCCACTCAACTCAGTACCCTCACAAGGCCGTTGACCTCACCGAACATGTGTACCTCGACGCGCCCGGCGACATCGC includes:
- a CDS encoding nucleotidyl cyclase domain-containing protein, with product MSTEALHRLVVSGDVCGSGRLGLRAKLRMREAMYDVFEAGFAAVGVTEESFHLEDRGDGVLVALDPHVPSAQLVGPWLEGVYQRLRQVNEGRAEPLRLRVAMHAGPVVRDEKGLAGRAVDLACRLCDSGTARSVMRLADRAPLLFVVSDSLYRDVVAEGGTCIEPEHYRRARVSEKETDEEAWFHVPRLPQPPLPDAASQEAPPDAAVRARERPCATGVRAARGPAPEQGGGTGHGGTVPPPASGPGPAAGPAPAPAPQPPAYAAKYRFDHIGGSNQIYDGNTFNGDFTGVRQGDAAAARGDAAPRRPATDAADDGTGAEGGAR
- a CDS encoding Crp/Fnr family transcriptional regulator, which produces MSLFEDGRPFLRALPAQDRRALLALGRARGYAPGEVVLRENDTTTFVVAIVSGWASVSLETERGVRLILALRGSGEVVGDQAAVDHRPRSATVTALGPLDGVVVPGDRFRGYLATRPVATVLIMRQFSSRLRSSDGERRSLASEKVLQRLAARLVELAERTGHPGEGGVDVDLPLPQHDLAAAVGSTREAVAKALRLLREQGVVRTGPRRLAVLDLALLRLLAEGRAVRGRAAGGPAPLRPEESPPAV